A single region of the Epinephelus moara isolate mb chromosome 16, YSFRI_EMoa_1.0, whole genome shotgun sequence genome encodes:
- the LOC126403097 gene encoding carbohydrate sulfotransferase 11-like isoform X1, with protein MRMPRGGRLFLATCLGSLFVLVLYYQSITKPEPGVKTDSSPGKSRRSPLQTLYNGDQQLELLAAQRSLQGRRELLEQTCLSHMRKRQVLSSDDLKHLIVDDKHSLIYCYVPKVACTNWKRVLMVLTSDGRYTDPLAIPANEAHVAGNLRTLSEFSVPEINHRLRSYLKFIFVREPFERLVSAYRNKFTRSYNTAFHKRYGTKIIRRHRPSPEPEALEKGNDVTFNEFVQYLVDPRTQREEPFNEHWERVHSLCHPCLIHYDVVGKYETLEPDAQAVLRLAGVEGTLQFPTSGKSTRTDGNMAARFFKHISPFYQKKLFNLYRMDFLLFNYSTPEYLSTR; from the exons ATGAGGATGCCCAGAGGAGGACGCCTGTTCTTGGCGACGTGCCTTGGCTCGCTCTTCGTTCTCGTGCTTTACTATCAGAGCATCACCAAGCCAG AACCTGGTGTGAAGACAGACAGCAGTCCAGGGAAAAGTAGGAGAAGTCCCCTGCAGACCCTCTACAATGGAGACCAG CAGCTGGAGCTGTTGGCAGCTCAGAGGTCCCTCCAAGGTCGCAGGGAGCTGCTGGAGCAGACCTGTCTGAGCCACATGAGGAAGCGCCAAGTGCTTTCATCTGATGATCTCAAACACCTCATTGTGGATGATAAACACAGCCTTATTTACTGCTACGTACCCAAG GTAGCCTGCACTAATTGGAAGCGTGTCCTTATGGTCCTCACAAGCGACGGCCGCTACACCGACCCCCTTGCCATCCCTGCAAACGAGGCCCATGTGGCAGGTAACCTCCGCACACTTTCCGAGTTCTCAGTCCCTGAGATCAACCATCGCCTTCGCAGCTACCTCAAGTTCATCTTCGTGCGGGAACCCTTTGAGCGCCTGGTGTCCGCCTACCGTAACAAATTCACCCGTAGCTACAACACCGCTTTCCACAAGCGCTATGGAACCAAGATCATCCGCCGGCACCGTCCCAGCCCAGAGCCTGAAGCGCTGGAGAAAGGGAATGACGTTACTTTCAACGAGTTTGTGCAGTACCTGGTGGACCCTCGGACCCAACGGGAGGAACCTTTTAACGAGCACTGGGAGCGGGTGCACTCCCTGTGCCACCCCTGCCTGATCCACTATGACGTAGTGGGGAAGTACGAGACTCTGGAGCCAGATGCTCAGGCTGTGCTCAGGTTGGCTGGGGTGGAGGGGACACTTCAGTTTCCCACGTCTGGTAAAAGCACCAGGACTGATGGTAACATGGCAGCACGCTTCTTTAAGCACATCAGTCCTTTCTACCAGAAGAAACTGTTCAACCTGTATCGAATGGACTTCCTGCTCTTCAACTACTCCACGCCAGAGTACCTCAGTACTCGATGA
- the LOC126403097 gene encoding carbohydrate sulfotransferase 11-like isoform X2 → MRMPRGGRLFLATCLGSLFVLVLYYQSITKPEPGVKTDSSPGKSRRSPLQTLYNGDQLELLAAQRSLQGRRELLEQTCLSHMRKRQVLSSDDLKHLIVDDKHSLIYCYVPKVACTNWKRVLMVLTSDGRYTDPLAIPANEAHVAGNLRTLSEFSVPEINHRLRSYLKFIFVREPFERLVSAYRNKFTRSYNTAFHKRYGTKIIRRHRPSPEPEALEKGNDVTFNEFVQYLVDPRTQREEPFNEHWERVHSLCHPCLIHYDVVGKYETLEPDAQAVLRLAGVEGTLQFPTSGKSTRTDGNMAARFFKHISPFYQKKLFNLYRMDFLLFNYSTPEYLSTR, encoded by the exons ATGAGGATGCCCAGAGGAGGACGCCTGTTCTTGGCGACGTGCCTTGGCTCGCTCTTCGTTCTCGTGCTTTACTATCAGAGCATCACCAAGCCAG AACCTGGTGTGAAGACAGACAGCAGTCCAGGGAAAAGTAGGAGAAGTCCCCTGCAGACCCTCTACAATGGAGACCAG CTGGAGCTGTTGGCAGCTCAGAGGTCCCTCCAAGGTCGCAGGGAGCTGCTGGAGCAGACCTGTCTGAGCCACATGAGGAAGCGCCAAGTGCTTTCATCTGATGATCTCAAACACCTCATTGTGGATGATAAACACAGCCTTATTTACTGCTACGTACCCAAG GTAGCCTGCACTAATTGGAAGCGTGTCCTTATGGTCCTCACAAGCGACGGCCGCTACACCGACCCCCTTGCCATCCCTGCAAACGAGGCCCATGTGGCAGGTAACCTCCGCACACTTTCCGAGTTCTCAGTCCCTGAGATCAACCATCGCCTTCGCAGCTACCTCAAGTTCATCTTCGTGCGGGAACCCTTTGAGCGCCTGGTGTCCGCCTACCGTAACAAATTCACCCGTAGCTACAACACCGCTTTCCACAAGCGCTATGGAACCAAGATCATCCGCCGGCACCGTCCCAGCCCAGAGCCTGAAGCGCTGGAGAAAGGGAATGACGTTACTTTCAACGAGTTTGTGCAGTACCTGGTGGACCCTCGGACCCAACGGGAGGAACCTTTTAACGAGCACTGGGAGCGGGTGCACTCCCTGTGCCACCCCTGCCTGATCCACTATGACGTAGTGGGGAAGTACGAGACTCTGGAGCCAGATGCTCAGGCTGTGCTCAGGTTGGCTGGGGTGGAGGGGACACTTCAGTTTCCCACGTCTGGTAAAAGCACCAGGACTGATGGTAACATGGCAGCACGCTTCTTTAAGCACATCAGTCCTTTCTACCAGAAGAAACTGTTCAACCTGTATCGAATGGACTTCCTGCTCTTCAACTACTCCACGCCAGAGTACCTCAGTACTCGATGA